The following proteins are encoded in a genomic region of Glycine max cultivar Williams 82 chromosome 18, Glycine_max_v4.0, whole genome shotgun sequence:
- the LOC100784890 gene encoding disease resistance protein RPM1, whose amino-acid sequence MEKLQEIAASLAVDYLLPPLMKAVTSVMEVPKDVAEMKDKLDGIQAIIHDVDKMAEAEEGNSHDGLKAKVKQLVETSFRMEDIVDEYTIHEEKQLGDDPGCAALPCKAIDFVKTTASLLQFAYMNEDVKSEFCTINERNGNEDSSPMKSFGGNQNITFDNLRMAPLYLKEAEVVGFDGPRDTLEKWLKEGRKKRTVISVVGMGGLGKTTLAKKVFDKVRTHFTLHAWITVSQSYTIEGLLRDMLLKFVEEEKRVDHSQNDYSTMDKKSLIDQVRNQLRHKRYVVVFDDVWNNCFWQQMEFALIDNENGSRILITTRNQDVVNSCKRSAVIQVHELQPLTLEKSLELFYTKAFGSEFDGHCPSNLKDISTEIVKKCQGLPLAIVVIGGLLFDEKKEILKWQRFYQNLSSELGKNPSLSPVKKILNFSYHDLPYNLKPCFLYFGIYPEDYEVERGRLIPQWIAEGFVKSEATKTLVEVAEKYLNELIKRSLVQVSSFTKVGKIKGCRVHDLLHEIIREKNEDLRFCHSASDRENLPRRGMIRRLTIASGSNNLMGSVVNSNIRSLHVFSDEELSESSVKRMPTKYRLLRVLHFEGDSLYNYVPLTENFQDLSLLTYLSLKNSKIENLPKSIGLLHNLETLDLRQSVVGMMPREFYKLKKLRHLLAHDRLFGLFGGLQMEGGIGVLTSLQTLRDMDADHDAEEVMKELERLTQLRVLGLTNVREEFTSSLCSLINKLQHLEKLYINAKYILGVNDLQFDVCAPVLQKVRIVGGLKEFPNWVAKLQNLVTLSLLHTRLTVDPLPLLKDLPNLSSLCLLKFSYIGEILQFPNRGFQNLNQILLNRLIGLKSIVIEDGALPSLEKLKLVDIPRLKKVPSGLSKLPKLEVFHVIDMSDEFKENFHLNRGQRQWRIGHGI is encoded by the exons ATGGAGAAGTTGCAGGAAATTGCAGCATCCTTGGCTGTTGATTATTTGCTTCCACCCTTGATGAAAGCTGTGACCTCAGTCATGGAGGTTCCAAAAGATGTTGCAGAGATGAAAGACAAACTTGATGGGATTCAAGCCATCATTCATGATGTAGATAAGATGGCAGAAGCTGAAGAAGGCAACTCACATGATGGTCTCAAAGCAAAGGTGAAGCAGCTTGTGGAAACATCTTTTCGCATGGAAGATATCGTTGATGAATACACCATCCATGAGGAAAAGCAGCTTGGTGATGATCCTGGATGTGCAGCTTTACCTTGTAAGGCTATTGATTTCGTCAAAACTACGGCTTCTCTTCTTCAGTTTGCATACATGAATGAGGATGTTAAATCAGAATTTTGTACGATCAACGAGAGGAATGGAAATGAGGATAGCTCCCCAATGAAATCTTTTGGAGGAAACCAAAACATCACGTTTGACAACCTTCGAATGGCTCCTCTGTATCTTAAGGAGGCTGAGGTTGTGGGCTTTGACGGCCCTAGAGATACATTGGAAAAATGGTTGAAAGAGGGGCGAAAAAAGCGCACTGTAATCTCTGTGGTAGGAATGGGAGGACTCGGAAAAACTACTCTTGCCAAGAAAGTTTTTGACAAAGTCCGAACACATTTCACTCTCCATGCATGGATCACAGTGTCTCAATCCTACACCATAGAAGGACTGTTGAGGGATATGTTGCTCAAGTttgtagaagaagaaaaaagagtggATCATTCTCAGAATGATTATTCTACAATGGATAAAAAATCATTGATAGATCAAGTGAGAAATCAGTTGCGCCACAAGAggtatgttgttgtgtttgatgaCGTCTGGAATAACTGTTTTTGGCAACAAATGGAGTTTGCTTTAATTGATAATGAAAATGGAAGTAGGATACTGATCACAACCAGAAATCAGGATGTTGTTAATTCCTGTAAGAGATCTGCTGTTATTCAAGTGCATGAGCTGCAACCTTTAACACTTGAAAAATCATTGGAATTGTTTTACACCAAGGCATTTGGATCTGAATTTGATGGACATTGTCCAAGCAATCTTAAGGACATATCCACTGAAATTGTTAAAAAGTGTCAAGGTTTACCACTAGCAATTGTGGTCATTGGTGGTCTTTTATtcgatgaaaaaaaagaaatacttaAATGGCAGAGGTTTTATCAGAATCTAAGTTCTGAACTAGGGAAAAATCCCAGTTTATCTCCTGTcaaaaagattttgaatttcagtTATCATGATTTGCCTTACAATCTCAAACCATGCTTCTTGTATTTCGGAATATATCCAGAAGATTACGAAGTTGAACGTGGGAGACTGATTCCTCAATGGATAGCTGAGGGATTCGTCAAATCTGAAGCAACAAAAACTTTAGTGGAAGTggcagaaaaatatttaaatgagttAATCAAAAGAAGTTTGGTTCAAGTATCTTCATTTACCAAGGTTGGAAAAATTAAAGGCTGTCGTGTTCATGACCTACTACATGAAATTATCCGTGAGAAAAATGAAGATTTAAGGTTTTGCCATTCTGCCAGTGACCGTGAGAACTTGCCAAGAAGAGGAATGATTCGTCGCCTAACAATAGCATCCGGTTCCAACAATTTGATGGGAAGTGTTGTAAACTCAAACATTCGATCACTTCATGTTTTTAGTGATGAAGAATTATCAGAATCCTCGGTGAAGAGAATGCCTACAAAGTACAGGTTATTAAGGGTACTTCATTTTGAAGGCGATTCACTGTATAATTATGTTCCGCTCACAGAAAATTTTCAGGATTTATCCCTTTTGACGTACTTAAGCTTGAAGAATTCAAAGATAGAAAATCTTCCAAAATCAATAGGCTTGTTGCACAACCTAGAAACATTGGATCTAAGACAGTCTGTTGTGGGTATGATGCCAAGAGAGTTCTACAAGCTTAAAAAGTTAAGGCATCTTCTAGCTCATGATAGGTTGTTTGGGTTATTTGGTGGGCTTCAAATGGAGGGTGGCATTGGAGTTCTAACGTCCCTACAAACACTACGTGACATGGATGCAGACCATGATGCAGAAGAAGTAATGAAAGAGTTGGAAAGACTTACACAATTAAGGGTGTTGGGCTTGACCAATGTTCGTGAAGAATTCACAAGTTCTCTGTGCTCCTTGATAAACAAGTTGCAACACCTGGAGAAGCTATACATTAATGCAAAATATATACTTGGGGTCAATGATTTGCAATTTGATGTATGTGCACCTGTACTTCAGAAGGTTCGCATTGTAGGGGGGTTAAAGGAGTTCCCAAACTGGGTTGCCAAGCTCCAAAATCTTGTTACGTTGTCCTTGTTGCATACCCGTTTGACTGTTGATCCATTGCCACTACTTAAAGATCTACCAAATTTGTCGTCCCTCTGTCTCCTCAAGTTTTCATACATTGGTGAAATTTTACAGTTCCCAAACAGGGGATTTCAAAACCTAAATCAAATACTACTGAATCGCTTGATTGGTTTGAAATCCATCGTTATTGAAGATGGAGCATTGCCTTCTCTCGAAAAGTTAAAGTTAGTTGATATTCCCCGACTGAAGAAGGTGCCTTCTGGTCTCAGCAAGTTACCAAAGCTCGAGGTTTTCCATGTTATTGATATGTCAGATGAATTTAAGGAAAACTTTCATCTCAACAGAGGACAACGTCAATGGAGAATAG GCCATGGGATTTAA
- the LOC100784361 gene encoding disease resistance protein RPM1: MDKLKEIAASLAVDYLLPPLKKAVNSVMEVPKDVADMKDKLDGIQAIIHDADKMAAAEDSKSRDEIKAKVKQLVETSFRMEDIIDEYTIHEEKQLGDDPGCAALPCKAIDFVKTTASRLQFAYMNEDVKSEFGGIKERNGSEDSSQIQSSGGNQNVPFDNLRMAPLYLKEAEVVGFDGPRDTLEKWLKEGQEKRTVISVVGMGGLGKTTLAKKVFDQVRTHFTLHAWITVSQSYTIEGLLRNMLLKFVEEEKRVVEHSQSVPTMDQINKMDKWSLTDEVRNHLRHKRYVVVFDDVWNTLFWQEMEFALIDDENGSRILMTTRNQDVVNSCKRSAVIQVHELQPLTLEKSLELFYTKAFGSDFNGRCPSNLKDISTEIVKKCQGLPLAIVVIGCLLFDEKREILKWQRFYQNLSCELGKNPSLSPVKRILGFSYHDLPYNLKPCFLYFGIYPEDYKVERGRLILQWIAEGFVKSEATKTLEEVAEKYLNELIQRSLVQVSSFTKGGQIKSCGVHDLVHEIIREKNEDLSFCHSASERENLSRSGMIRRLTIASGSNNLVGSVVNSNIRSLHVFSDEELSESSVKRMPTNYRLLRVLHFEGDSLYNYVPLTENFGDLSLLTYLSFRNSKIVNLPKSIDVLHNLETLDLRESHVLMMPREFYKLKKLRHLLGFRLPIEGSIGDLTSLETLCEVEANHDTEEVMKGLERLTQLRVLGLTLVPPHHKSSLCSLINKMQRLDKLYITTPLALFMRIDLQFDVCAPVLQKVRIVGGLKEFPNWVAKLQNLVTLSLRRTYLTVDPLPLLKELPYLSSLFINRSAYEGKVLQFPNRGFQNLKQILLGSLFILKSIVIEDGALPSLEKFKLVGIPELKEVPSGLYKLPKLEVFHAINMSDEFQENFNLNRGQGQWIIE; this comes from the coding sequence ATGGATAAATTAAAGGAAATTGCAGCGTCCTTGGCTGTTGATTATTTGCTTCCACCCTTGAAGAAAGCTGTGAACTCAGTCATGGAGGTTCCAAAAGATGTTGCAGACATGAAAGACAAACTTGATGGGATTCAAGCCATCATTCATGATGCAGATAAGATGGCAGCAGCTGAAGACAGCAAATCACGTGACGAAATCAAAGCAAAGGTGAAGCAGCTTGTGGAAACATCTTTTCGCATGGAAGATATCATTGATGAATACACCATCCATGAGGAAAAGCAGCTTGGTGATGATCCTGGATGTGCAGCTTTACCTTGTAAGGCTATTGATTTTGTCAAAACTACGGCCTCTCGTCTTCAATTTGCATACATGAACGAGGACGTGAAATCCGAATTTGGTGGAATCAAGGAGAGGAATGGAAGTGAAGATAGCTCCCAAATCCAATCTTCTGGAGGAAACCAAAACGTCCCGTTCGATAACCTTCGAATGGCTCCTCTGTATCTTAAGGAGGCTGAGGTTGTGGGCTTTGACGGCCCTAGAGATACATTGGAAAAATGGTTGAAAGAGGGGCAAGAAAAGCGCACTGTCATCTCTGTGGTAGGAATGGGAGGACTCGGAAAAACTACTCTTGCCAAGAAAGTTTTTGACCAAGTCCGAACACATTTCACTCTCCATGCATGGATCACAGTGTCTCAATCCTACACCATAGAAGGACTGTTGAGGAATATGTTGCTCAAGTttgtagaagaagaaaaaagagtagTGGAACATTCTCAGAGTGTTCCTACAAtggatcaaataaataaaatggataaatggTCATTGACAGATGAAGTGAGAAATCACTTGCGCCACAAGAggtatgttgttgtgtttgatgaCGTGTGGAATACTCTTTTTTGGCAAGAAATGGAGTTTGCTTTAATTGATGATGAAAATGGAAGTAGGATATTAATGACAACCAGAAATCAGGATGTTGTTAATTCCTGTAAGAGATCTGCTGTTATTCAAGTGCATGAGCTGCAACCTTTAACTCTTGAAAAATCATTGGAATTGTTTTATACAAAGGCATTTGGATCTGACTTTAATGGACGTTGTCCAAGCAATCTTAAGGACATATCCACTGAAATTGTTAAAAAGTGTCAAGGCTTACCACTAGCAATTGTGGTCATTGGTTGTCTTTTATTCGACGAAAAAAGAGAAATACTTAAATGGCAGAGGTTTTATCAAAATCTAAGTTGTGAACTAGGAAAAAATCCCAGTTTATCTCCCGTGAAAAGGATTTTGGGTTTCAGTTATCATGATTTGCCTTACAATCTCAAACCATGCTTCTTGTATTTTGGAATATATCCAGAAGATTACAAAGTTGAACGCGGGAGATTGATTCTACAATGGATAGCTGAGGGGTTTGTTAAATCTGAAGCAACAAAAACTTTAGAGGAAGTggcagaaaaatatttaaatgagttGATCCAAAGAAGTTTGGTTCAAGTATCTTCATTTACTAAGGGTGGCCAAATTAAAAGCTGTGGTGTTCATGACCTAGTACATGAAATTATCCGTGAGAAAAATGAAGATTTAAGCTTTTGCCATTCTGCGAGTGAGCGTGAGAACTTGTCAAGAAGTGGGATGATTCGTCGCCTAACAATAGCATCCGGTTCCAACAATTTGGTGGGAAGTGTTGTAAACTCAAACATTCGATCACTTCATGTTTTTAGTGATGAAGAATTATCAGAATCCTCGGTGAAGAGAATGCCTACAAACTACAGGTTATTAAGGGTACTTCATTTTGAAGGCGATTCACTGTATAATTATGTTCCGCTCACGGAAAATTTTGGGGATTTATCCCTTTTGACGTACTTAAGCTTCAGAAATTCAAAGATAGTAAATCTTCCAAAATCAATAGACGTGTTGCACAACCTAGAAACATTGGATCTAAGAGAATCTCATGTGCTTATGATGCCAAGAGAGTTCTACAAGCTTAAAAAGTTAAGACACCTTTTAGGGTTTCGGCTTCCAATAGAGGGTAGCATTGGAGATTTAACGTCCCTAGAAACACTGTGTGAAGTGGAAGCAAACCATGATACAGAAGAAGTAATGAAAGGGTTGGAAAGACTTACACAATTAAGGGTGTTGGGCTTGACCCTTGTTCCGCCACATCACAAAAGTTCTCTGTGCTCCTTGATAAACAAGATGCAACGCCTGGACAAGTTATACATTACTACTCCATTGGCATTATTTATGCGCATTGATTTGCAATTTGATGTATGTGCACCTGTGCTTCAGAAGGTTCGCATTGTAGGGGGGTTGAAGGAGTTCCCAAACTGGGTTGCCAAGCTCCAAAATCTTGTTACGTTGTCCTTGAGACGCACCTATTTGACTGTTGATCCATTGCCTCTACTTAAGGAGCTACCATATTTGTCATCCCTCTTTATTAATCGTAGTGCATACGAGGGTAAAGTTTTGCAGTTCCCAAACAGGGGGTTTCAGAACCTAAAGCAAATACTACTGGGAAgcctttttattttgaaatccaTCGTTATTGAAGATGGAGCATTGCCTTCTCTCGAAAAGTTCAAGTTAGTCGGAATTCCCGAACTGAAGGAGGTGCCTTCTGGTCTCTACAAGTTACCAAAGCTTGAGGTTTTCCATGCTATCAATATGTCAGATGAATTTCAAGAAAACTTTAATCTCAACAGAGGACAAGGTCAATGGATAATAGAATGA
- the LOC102662219 gene encoding uncharacterized protein, with product MAEDQPRRLIQGNLFHGFPNEDPYAHLATYIEICNTVKIACVPEDAVRLSLFSLSLAGEAKRWMHSFKGNRFKTWEEVVEKFLKKYFLESKTAEGKAAISSFHQFPDESLSEALERFRTLLRKTPTHGLSKPIQLNIFIDGLRPQSKQLSNASAGGKIKLKTTEEAMELIENMPASDHDILRDRTHVPTKRSMPELSSQDALLVQNKLLAKQLESLTETLSKLPTQLQATQPSHSVVMQVGGCSICGGVHESSCCITLDDAAKEVNYMGNQHRPGFNAGGFAGYQQDANFNQNQGQWRSHPGNQFNKEQGGPSSRPQNQWPSLYERTTKLEETLAQFMQVSMSNHKSTESAIKNLEIQVGQLAKQIAKYSYRGFGANTKKNTKEECKVVITRSKKRILPPKYKDLGSVTIPCFIGVVSVGKALIDLGAST from the exons ATGGCTGAGGATCAACCACGGAGG TTGATTCAAggaaatttgtttcatggttttCCGAATGAAGACCCTTATGCACACCTTGCTACTTATATAGAAATTTGCAACACAGTAAAAATTGCATGTGTGCCGGAAGATGCAGTGAGGCTTAGCTTGTTCTCACTTTCGTTGGctggagaagccaagaggtggatGCACTCGTTTAAGGGAAACCGTTTCAAGACTTGGGAAGAGGTTGTAGAAAAGTTTTTGAAGAAGTACTTTCTTGAGTCCAAGACAGCTGAAGGCAAGGCAGCTATCTCTTCATTCCATCAATTTCCAGATGAATCCCTAAGTGAAGCGCTTGAGAGATTTCGTACCTTGCTGCGGAAGACACCAACTCATGGATTATCCAAGCCGATTCAGCTGAACATTTTTATAGATGGTTTGAGACCACAGTCCAAGCAGTTATCAAATGCTTCTGCTGGAGGAAAAATTAAGTTGAAGACTACTGAAGAAGCAATGGAACTTATTGAAAATATGCCTGCTAGTGATCATGATATTTTGCGTGATCGGACTCATGTACCTACAAAGAGAAGCATGCCAGAGCTTTCTTCACAAGATGCACTGTTGGTGCAGAACAAGCTGCTAGCTAAGCAGCTAGAATCATTGACGGAGACACTTAGTAAGCTGCCAACCCAATTACAAGCGACTCAACCTTCACATTCAGTAGTTATGCAGGTTGGAGGTTGTAGCATATGTGGAGGAGTACATGAGTCTAGTTGCTGTATAACCCTTGATGATGCTGCAAAAGAAGTGaactatatgggaaatcaacacaGACCAGGGTTTAATGCAGGTGGATTTGCAGGTTACCAGCAAGATgccaattttaatcaaaatcaagGGCAGTGGAGGTCTCATCCTGGAAACCAGTTCAACAAAGAACAAGGAGGACCATCCAGTAGGCCTCAGAATCAATGGCCTAGCCTTTATGAAAGGACTACCAAGTTGGAGGAGACTTTGGCTCAATTCATGCAAGTTTCAATGTCCAATCACAAGAGCACAGAGTCTGCTATAAAGAACCTGGAGATTCAAGTAGGACAACTAGCTAAGCAGATAGCTAAATATTCTTATAGAGGTTTTGGGgccaatactaaaaaaaataccaaagaaGAATGTAAGGTTGTCATAACTAGAAGCAAGAAG AGAATCCTTCcacctaaatacaaggatctaGGGAGTGTCACCATCCCTTGCTTTATTGGTGTAGTGTCTGTTGGGAAAGCCCTCATTGACTTGGGGGCTAGCACATAA